In Sander lucioperca isolate FBNREF2018 chromosome 21, SLUC_FBN_1.2, whole genome shotgun sequence, the following proteins share a genomic window:
- the arhgap23a gene encoding rho GTPase-activating protein 23 isoform X1, with translation MWAVRDADLRKLHALMPVAMLPCPAPAGSDWSFQNPVGVDCSSPEPRCIWLAVLRSATGSVPPPAMPIRHSQSTHQPRGKGRRDGLPSTGDNPRPPMATRPGREGGGVCWKGPRTLVLHKNSQGFGFTLRHFIVYPPESALHTNLKDEENGNGKGYQKGRLEPMDTIFVKSVREKGPAHQAGLCTGDRLVKVNGESVLGKTYSQVIALIQNSESVLELCIMPKDEDVLQLVSAYSQDAYLTGNEPYSGGAEYLPPPPPLCYPHTKATPPAGAPPSGSMGQNQLDNWSRWPGSSSPSSPLDNRSAVGSPASWQEGRAGEPGGVGHSSPAHRTEEIQYGMTSQQPQGQTRGRSYSSSSSSGGPLSSPLQVHYPNHHAASSSQSQTRQSSSAWTSPPLPQLSHGRTERCQQALSDWYYNQLPERPARNMQTRHRSYSQDRLSDSRRQQQRTGGWPHSASQDTLLLQQSGPGPQGEPYWSYGDWEGGPGRGHPATNYTRTRSENLLAQYDHHGRSLEMLDRAAAGVVSPRFERLSLLQQAPHPPPRTDAYSRQGSHYGAAQAPPMSRHTQSHSKHHSQPQTQQSAPQNRRLPRGQSMDDQPVGYRSYSPSFNRKTGRIMQQAHSFRDPSYSGPHMNWNPNTKTSPPEGTTAPLTASTTPESQDRAYRPTNHERERGSVEGQAKVVAQTQEVVLRQKPPTGRRNAHGMRHPHYALPIDGLEPSLFSPDPQDSAPAPGSTGDVAPRKPNGNLAPLPIEDDSLASIPFIDEPTSPGADLRARHVPASSVVSSGMNSAPAVVTSAVSPTFTFPLTRLFSHDCSSIKSGRRSSYLLAITTERSKSCDEGLNTFREEGRVFSRLPKRVKSFFTDGSLENLGTAEEVRSKRHSTSELGNITYSDIRREGWLHYKQILTEKGKKVGSSMRPWKRVFSVLRSHSLFLYKDKREAVLRGATIGCAAEDEQPISIRGCLVDIAYSETKRKHALRLTTQDFCEYLLQAEDREDMLDWIKVIRENSKTDSEELGFSRQALINKKLNDYRKQSPTGSKPDSSPRMSRMKPPFMLAKTDNAAGVPRSPKSEGKDESSPPKSPWGINIMKKTKKAGPKAFGVRLEDCQPGVNNKFIPLIVEICCGLVEDMGLEYTGIYRVPGNNAMVSMLQDQLNKGVDINPAEEKWQDLNVVSSLLKSFFRKLPEPLFTNDKYNDFIDANRMESASDRLKTMKKLIRDLPDYYYHTLKFLVVHLKTVADSADKNKMEPRNLALVFGPTLVRTSEDNMKDMVTHMPDRYKIVETLIQHCNWFFTEGQDKDEKTPVDTEDVQPAPNIDHLLSNIGRTALLGEASDSTNSDSAKSKGSWGSKRDLTPKDFLTLSIMSAVTGRKRRKRHNGRRVGSSTDDDSEHEPIKAGHLGAEEEEEAESPVGDTAPRAEGEDDDEEEEEEEEDEEVVESGAKEEVEVEVLAVIPSRLRCKEEEEAGGRQAAMLLHEEEAQAEVKGPPWRATEDARSIVSGYSTLSTLGRSLGSEGRGDDADDEHSELVSETDNESGFASRSLTQERPDKHQTVPVNTQPAAAPRSFLYTHYKPPVLSPTNLLAPPTALTPTPDSADRSEGGARSTTPSSSSFSSSSTTHRLHSRPSFNSHKLIQCDTLARKKLKSEKGKARSLDLLELSGATAEADGAGSGSDGAPRVKRDTSRNNPSSASSQESLRLARTKPSLPPSEAASFTPTGPGGRSLAEQVRARLMGSADDLRIVGLRKPLSPETRRKRRAWRRHTVVASPTEISEKRPPLTVSDFPLSSNTQNQVKTPGLPLDADGLDQGPATRQAPTSRFHQYL, from the exons GGTAAGGGGCGCAGGGATGGTCTCCCCTCAACCGGTGACAACCCTCGGCCGCCGATGGCGACCCGGCCGGGAAGGGAGGGGGGCGGCGTGTGCTGGAAGGGTCCCCGGACGCTGGTCCTCCATAAGAACTCCCAGGGTTTCGGTTTCACGCTACGCCATTTCATTGTTTACCCTCCAGAGTCCGCCCTGCACACCAACCTCAAG GATGAGGAGAATGGTAACGGAAAGG GGTATCAGAAAGGTCGACTGGAGCCGATGGACACCATATTTGTGAAGAGTGTGAGAGAAAAAGGTCCGGCTCACCAGGCAGGCTTGTGCACAG GGGATCGGCTTGTGAAAGTGAACGGAGAGAGTGTTCTAGGAAAGACGTATTCGCAGGTGATAGCCCTCATTCAGAACAG TGAAAGTGTGCTTGAGCTCTGCATTATGCCAAAAGATGAAGACGTGCTTCAGTTGGTAAGT GCATACTCCCAGGATGCCTACCTGACAGGCAACGAACCCTACTCAGGGGGAGCTGAGTACCTCCCACCACCACCTCCCCTCTGTTACCCGCACACCAAGGCCACACCCCCTGCTGGAGCCCCTCCATCTGGTTCCATGGGCCAGAACCAGCTGGATAACTGGAGTCGTTGGCCAGGCTCTTCCAGCCCCTCTTCACCCCTGGACAACCGCTCCGCTGTGGGCAGCCCCGCCAGCTGGCAGGAAGGGCGGGCAGGAGAGCCAGGAGGTGTGGGTCACAGCAGCCCGGCCCACCGCACAGAGGAGATCCAGTACGGTATGACCAGCCAGCAGCCTCAGGGCCAGACCAGGGGACGTTCCTActcgtcctcttcctcatcaGGGGGCCCTTTGTCTAGCCCGCTGCAAGTCCACTACCCTAACCACCACGCTGCCAGCTCCTCTCAGTCCCAGACACGCCAGTCCAGCTCAGCTTGGACCAGTCCCCCCCTGCCCCAGCTCAGCCATGGCCGCACTGAACGCTGCCAGCAGGCGCTCTCTGACTGGTACTACAACCAGCTCCCGGAGCGCCCAGCACGCAACATGCAGACCCGCCACCGCAGCTACTCGCAGGACCGGCTCAGTGATTCAAGGAGGCAGCAGCAGCGGACAGGTGGCTGGCCGCACAGTGCCTCCCAGGACACTCTGCTGTTACAGCAGTCAGGACCAGGTCCCCAAGGAGAGCCCTACTGGTCCTATGGAGACTGGGAGGGGGGCCCAGGTAGGGGGCACCCTGCCACTAACTATACCCGGACACGCTCTGAAAACCTGCTGGCCCAGTACGATCACCATGGCCGCTCATTAGAGATGCTGGACCGAGCAGCAGCTGGAGTGGTCTCACCTCGTTTTGAGAGGCTGTCATTGCTCCAGCAGGCTCCCCATCCGCCCCCAAGGACTGATGCCTACTCGAGGCAGGGGAGCCATTATGGTGCAGCACAAGCTCCTCCGATGTCccgacacacacaatcacattcTAAACACCACTCCCAGCCTCAGACCCAGCAATCAGCCCCCCAGAACAGGCGGCTTCCCCGTGGGCAGAGCATGGATGACCAGCCGGTGGGCTACCGCAGCTACAGCCCCTCTTTTAACCGCAAGACGGGCCGCATCATGCAGCAAGCCCACTCTTTCAGGGACCCTTCGTACTCTGGCCCTCACATGAACTGGAACCCAAACACTAAAACCAGTCCGCCAGAGGGCACAACGGCACCCCTCACTGCCTCCACCACTCCTGAATCCCAGGACAGAGCGTACAGGCCAACAAACCACGAGAGGGAACGAGGGTCAGTGGAGGGGCAGGCGAAGGTGGTGGCACAGACCCAGGAAGTGGTGCTGAGGCAGAAACCACCCACCGGGCGGAGGAACGCCCACGGTATGCGTCACCCTCACTACGCGCTGCCCATTGACGGGCTAGAACCCTCTTTGTTTTCTCCTGATCCCCAGGACTCAGCTCCTGCCCCTGGTTCCACGGGAGATGTAGCCCCACGCAAACCAAACGGCAACCTCGCCCCCCTCCCCATAGAGGATGACTCCCTGGCCTCCATCCCCTTCATAG ATGAGCCCACCAGCCCCGGCGCTGATTTGCGCGCGCGCCACGTGCCGGCATCATCCGTGGTGTCCAGCGGCATGAATTCGGCGCCCGCCGTGGTTACCAGCGCCGTCTCCCCCACCTTCACCTTTCCCCTCACTAGGCTCTTCTCACACGACTGCA GCAGTATTAAATCCGGTCGCCGTTCCTCCTATCTTCTAGCCATCACCACCGAGCGCTCCAAGTCATGCGACGAAGGACTCAACACGTTCAGAGAGGAAGGCCGAGTCTTCTC GAGGCTACCAAAGAGAGTGAAGAGTTTCTTCACAGACGGG tctcTGGAAAACCTTGGGACAGCAGAGGAGGTTCGATCTAAACGCCACTCCACCTCAGAGCTGGGAAACATCACTTACAGCGACATACGGCGAGAAGGATGGCTGCACTATAAACAGATCCTTACAGAGAAGGGCAAG AAGGTGGGCAGCAGCATGCGTCCGTGGAAGCGAGTCTTTTCTGTGCTTCGCTCCCATTCGCTGTTCCTCTACAAGGACAAGAGGGAGGCGGTGCTCCGCGGGGCCACGATCGGATGTGCGGCAGAGGACGAGCAGCCAATCAGCATCCGGGGCTGCCTGGTGGACATTGCGTACAGTGAGACCAAACGAAAGCACGCCCTGCGGCTAACCACCCAGGACTTCTGCGAGTACCTGCTGCAGGCAGAGGACCGGGAGGACATGCTGGACTGGATAAAGGTCATCAGGGAGAACAGCAAGACGGACAGCGAG GAGCTGGGCTTCTCCAGACAGGCCCTCATCAATAAGAAGCTGAATGATTACAGGAAACAGAG TCCAACAGGCAGCAAGCCCGACTCCTCTCCCAGGATGTCCCGCATGAAGCCTCCCTTCATGCTCGCCAAGACGGACAACGCTGCGGGGGTGCCACGCTCCCCCAAATCAGAGGGCAAAG ATGAGAGCAGCCCTCCAAAGTCTCCGTGGGGAATCAACATCATGAAGAAGACAAAGAAGGCCGGGCCTAAAGCTTTCGGTGTGAGGTTGGAGGATTGTCAGCCAGGTGTAAATAACAAG TTCATCCCGTTGATCGTGGAGATCTGCTGCGGTCTGGTAGAGGACATGGGTCTGGAGTACACGGGAATCTACAGAGTCCCCGGGAACAACGCCATGGTGTCGATGCTTCAGGATCAGCTCAACAAGGGCGTCGACATCAACCCTGCAGAGGAG AAGTGGCAAGACCTCAATGTTGTCAGCAGTTTACTCAAATCCTTCTTCAGGAAACTTCCAGAGCCACTTTTCACCAACG ACAAGTACAACGACTTCATCGATGCCAATCGGATGGAAAGTGCGTCAGACAGACTAAAAACCATGAAGAAACTG ATCCGAGACCTCCCAGATTATTATTACCACACTCTGAAGTTCCTGGTTGTTCACCTGAAGACTGTGGCCGACAGCGCAGATAAAAACAAA ATGGAGCCCCGTAACCTGGCTCTGGTGTTTGGGCCAACTCTGGTTCGGACGTCAGAGGACAACATGAAAGATATGGTCACACACATGCCTGACCGCTACAAGATAGTTGAGACCCTCATCCAACAT TGCAACTGGTTTTTCACTGAAGGGCAAGACAAGGATGAAAAG ACGCCAGTGGACACGGAGGACGTGCAGCCCGCCCCCAACATCGACCACCTGCTGTCCAACATCGGCAGGACCGCTCTACTCGGGGAGGCGTCAG ACTCAACCAACAGTGACTCAGCTAAATCAAAG GGGTCGTGGGGATCAAAGAGAGACCTCACACCCAAGGACTTCCTGACTTTGTCCATCATGTCAGCTGTTACGGGCCGCAAACGCAGGAAGCGCCATAACGGCCGCCGGGTGGGCAGCAGCACCGACGACGACTCAGAGCACGAGCCAATCAAAGCTGGACATTTAGgggcagaggaggaagaggaggcagaGTCGCCTGTAGGAGACACTGCTCCTCGAGCAGAGGGAGAGGACGacgatgaagaagaagaagaggaggaggaagacgaggaaGTTGTAGAAAGTGGAGCGAAAGAGGAGGTAGAAGTGGAGGTGTTGGCGGTTATTCCCAGTCGGCTGCGCTgtaaagaggaagaggaggcaggAGGAAGGCAGGCAGCCATGTTGTTGCACGAGGAGGAGGCGCAGGCGGAGGTGAAGGGGCCGCCGTGGAGAGCTACAGAGGATGCTCGCTCTATTGTTTCTGGTTACTCCACCCTCTCCACGTTAGGGCGTAGCCTGGGGTCCGAGGGGAGGGGGGATGATGCTGATGACGAGCACAGCGAGCTGGTGAGCGAGACGGACAATGAGAGCGGCTTTGCCTCACGCTCCCTCACCCAGGAGAGACCTGATAAACACCAGACAGTACCTGTGAACACACAACCGGCAGCGGCCCCGCGAAGTTTCCTCTACACACACTACAAACCCCCCGTTCTCTCACCCACAAACCTGCTCGCCCCGCCCACAGCGCTCACACCCACACCGGACTCTGCGGACAGGAGTGAAGGAGGGGCGCGGTCCACTACAccctcgtcctcctccttctcctcgtcCTCTACCACTCACAGACTGCATTCGCGGCCTTCCTTTAACTCGCACAAGCTGATCCAGTGCGACACTCTGGCCAGGAAGAAGCTGAAGTCGGAGAAGGGCAAGGCTCGCTCCCTGGACCTATTGGAGCTGTCTGGGGCCACAGCTGAGGCCGACGGTGCTGGTTCTGGGTCAGATGGTGCACCCAGAGTGAAGAGGGACACTTCCAGAAATAACCCCTCCTCAGCCAGCAGCCAGGAGAGCCTGCGCCTGGCCCGGACCAAGCCCTCCCTGCCACCCAGTGAGGCCGCCTCCTTCACCCCGACCGGCCCCGGTGGCAGGTCTCTGGCAGAGCAGGTCCGCGCTCGTCTGATGGGCTCGGCTGACGACCTGCGCATTGTAGGACTGCGAAAACCGCTGTCACCAGAAACACGGAGGAAGAGACGGGCCTGGCGCAGACACACCGTGGTGGCCTCTCCAACTGAGATCTCTGAGAAGAGACCCCCACTGACTGTCAGTGATTTCCCCCTGTCCTCTAACACTCAAAACCAGGTCAAAACACCAGGGCTGCCTCTGGATGCAGACGGGCTCGACCAAGGACCGGCTACACGTCAAGCACCCACCTCCCGATTCCACCAGTACCTGTGA
- the arhgap23a gene encoding rho GTPase-activating protein 23 isoform X3 has protein sequence MDVRRVYSDERWRGKSVVCNNMVTCLPLLRGSWTPGCLEHLVIPPHNATTLPASQPATSCCCVAILQACQGKGRRDGLPSTGDNPRPPMATRPGREGGGVCWKGPRTLVLHKNSQGFGFTLRHFIVYPPESALHTNLKDEENGNGKGYQKGRLEPMDTIFVKSVREKGPAHQAGLCTGDRLVKVNGESVLGKTYSQVIALIQNSESVLELCIMPKDEDVLQLVSAYSQDAYLTGNEPYSGGAEYLPPPPPLCYPHTKATPPAGAPPSGSMGQNQLDNWSRWPGSSSPSSPLDNRSAVGSPASWQEGRAGEPGGVGHSSPAHRTEEIQYGMTSQQPQGQTRGRSYSSSSSSGGPLSSPLQVHYPNHHAASSSQSQTRQSSSAWTSPPLPQLSHGRTERCQQALSDWYYNQLPERPARNMQTRHRSYSQDRLSDSRRQQQRTGGWPHSASQDTLLLQQSGPGPQGEPYWSYGDWEGGPGRGHPATNYTRTRSENLLAQYDHHGRSLEMLDRAAAGVVSPRFERLSLLQQAPHPPPRTDAYSRQGSHYGAAQAPPMSRHTQSHSKHHSQPQTQQSAPQNRRLPRGQSMDDQPVGYRSYSPSFNRKTGRIMQQAHSFRDPSYSGPHMNWNPNTKTSPPEGTTAPLTASTTPESQDRAYRPTNHERERGSVEGQAKVVAQTQEVVLRQKPPTGRRNAHGMRHPHYALPIDGLEPSLFSPDPQDSAPAPGSTGDVAPRKPNGNLAPLPIEDDSLASIPFIDEPTSPGADLRARHVPASSVVSSGMNSAPAVVTSAVSPTFTFPLTRLFSHDCSSIKSGRRSSYLLAITTERSKSCDEGLNTFREEGRVFSRLPKRVKSFFTDGSLENLGTAEEVRSKRHSTSELGNITYSDIRREGWLHYKQILTEKGKKVGSSMRPWKRVFSVLRSHSLFLYKDKREAVLRGATIGCAAEDEQPISIRGCLVDIAYSETKRKHALRLTTQDFCEYLLQAEDREDMLDWIKVIRENSKTDSEELGFSRQALINKKLNDYRKQSPTGSKPDSSPRMSRMKPPFMLAKTDNAAGVPRSPKSEGKDESSPPKSPWGINIMKKTKKAGPKAFGVRLEDCQPGVNNKFIPLIVEICCGLVEDMGLEYTGIYRVPGNNAMVSMLQDQLNKGVDINPAEEKWQDLNVVSSLLKSFFRKLPEPLFTNDKYNDFIDANRMESASDRLKTMKKLIRDLPDYYYHTLKFLVVHLKTVADSADKNKMEPRNLALVFGPTLVRTSEDNMKDMVTHMPDRYKIVETLIQHCNWFFTEGQDKDEKTPVDTEDVQPAPNIDHLLSNIGRTALLGEASDSTNSDSAKSKGSWGSKRDLTPKDFLTLSIMSAVTGRKRRKRHNGRRVGSSTDDDSEHEPIKAGHLGAEEEEEAESPVGDTAPRAEGEDDDEEEEEEEEDEEVVESGAKEEVEVEVLAVIPSRLRCKEEEEAGGRQAAMLLHEEEAQAEVKGPPWRATEDARSIVSGYSTLSTLGRSLGSEGRGDDADDEHSELVSETDNESGFASRSLTQERPDKHQTVPVNTQPAAAPRSFLYTHYKPPVLSPTNLLAPPTALTPTPDSADRSEGGARSTTPSSSSFSSSSTTHRLHSRPSFNSHKLIQCDTLARKKLKSEKGKARSLDLLELSGATAEADGAGSGSDGAPRVKRDTSRNNPSSASSQESLRLARTKPSLPPSEAASFTPTGPGGRSLAEQVRARLMGSADDLRIVGLRKPLSPETRRKRRAWRRHTVVASPTEISEKRPPLTVSDFPLSSNTQNQVKTPGLPLDADGLDQGPATRQAPTSRFHQYL, from the exons GGTAAGGGGCGCAGGGATGGTCTCCCCTCAACCGGTGACAACCCTCGGCCGCCGATGGCGACCCGGCCGGGAAGGGAGGGGGGCGGCGTGTGCTGGAAGGGTCCCCGGACGCTGGTCCTCCATAAGAACTCCCAGGGTTTCGGTTTCACGCTACGCCATTTCATTGTTTACCCTCCAGAGTCCGCCCTGCACACCAACCTCAAG GATGAGGAGAATGGTAACGGAAAGG GGTATCAGAAAGGTCGACTGGAGCCGATGGACACCATATTTGTGAAGAGTGTGAGAGAAAAAGGTCCGGCTCACCAGGCAGGCTTGTGCACAG GGGATCGGCTTGTGAAAGTGAACGGAGAGAGTGTTCTAGGAAAGACGTATTCGCAGGTGATAGCCCTCATTCAGAACAG TGAAAGTGTGCTTGAGCTCTGCATTATGCCAAAAGATGAAGACGTGCTTCAGTTGGTAAGT GCATACTCCCAGGATGCCTACCTGACAGGCAACGAACCCTACTCAGGGGGAGCTGAGTACCTCCCACCACCACCTCCCCTCTGTTACCCGCACACCAAGGCCACACCCCCTGCTGGAGCCCCTCCATCTGGTTCCATGGGCCAGAACCAGCTGGATAACTGGAGTCGTTGGCCAGGCTCTTCCAGCCCCTCTTCACCCCTGGACAACCGCTCCGCTGTGGGCAGCCCCGCCAGCTGGCAGGAAGGGCGGGCAGGAGAGCCAGGAGGTGTGGGTCACAGCAGCCCGGCCCACCGCACAGAGGAGATCCAGTACGGTATGACCAGCCAGCAGCCTCAGGGCCAGACCAGGGGACGTTCCTActcgtcctcttcctcatcaGGGGGCCCTTTGTCTAGCCCGCTGCAAGTCCACTACCCTAACCACCACGCTGCCAGCTCCTCTCAGTCCCAGACACGCCAGTCCAGCTCAGCTTGGACCAGTCCCCCCCTGCCCCAGCTCAGCCATGGCCGCACTGAACGCTGCCAGCAGGCGCTCTCTGACTGGTACTACAACCAGCTCCCGGAGCGCCCAGCACGCAACATGCAGACCCGCCACCGCAGCTACTCGCAGGACCGGCTCAGTGATTCAAGGAGGCAGCAGCAGCGGACAGGTGGCTGGCCGCACAGTGCCTCCCAGGACACTCTGCTGTTACAGCAGTCAGGACCAGGTCCCCAAGGAGAGCCCTACTGGTCCTATGGAGACTGGGAGGGGGGCCCAGGTAGGGGGCACCCTGCCACTAACTATACCCGGACACGCTCTGAAAACCTGCTGGCCCAGTACGATCACCATGGCCGCTCATTAGAGATGCTGGACCGAGCAGCAGCTGGAGTGGTCTCACCTCGTTTTGAGAGGCTGTCATTGCTCCAGCAGGCTCCCCATCCGCCCCCAAGGACTGATGCCTACTCGAGGCAGGGGAGCCATTATGGTGCAGCACAAGCTCCTCCGATGTCccgacacacacaatcacattcTAAACACCACTCCCAGCCTCAGACCCAGCAATCAGCCCCCCAGAACAGGCGGCTTCCCCGTGGGCAGAGCATGGATGACCAGCCGGTGGGCTACCGCAGCTACAGCCCCTCTTTTAACCGCAAGACGGGCCGCATCATGCAGCAAGCCCACTCTTTCAGGGACCCTTCGTACTCTGGCCCTCACATGAACTGGAACCCAAACACTAAAACCAGTCCGCCAGAGGGCACAACGGCACCCCTCACTGCCTCCACCACTCCTGAATCCCAGGACAGAGCGTACAGGCCAACAAACCACGAGAGGGAACGAGGGTCAGTGGAGGGGCAGGCGAAGGTGGTGGCACAGACCCAGGAAGTGGTGCTGAGGCAGAAACCACCCACCGGGCGGAGGAACGCCCACGGTATGCGTCACCCTCACTACGCGCTGCCCATTGACGGGCTAGAACCCTCTTTGTTTTCTCCTGATCCCCAGGACTCAGCTCCTGCCCCTGGTTCCACGGGAGATGTAGCCCCACGCAAACCAAACGGCAACCTCGCCCCCCTCCCCATAGAGGATGACTCCCTGGCCTCCATCCCCTTCATAG ATGAGCCCACCAGCCCCGGCGCTGATTTGCGCGCGCGCCACGTGCCGGCATCATCCGTGGTGTCCAGCGGCATGAATTCGGCGCCCGCCGTGGTTACCAGCGCCGTCTCCCCCACCTTCACCTTTCCCCTCACTAGGCTCTTCTCACACGACTGCA GCAGTATTAAATCCGGTCGCCGTTCCTCCTATCTTCTAGCCATCACCACCGAGCGCTCCAAGTCATGCGACGAAGGACTCAACACGTTCAGAGAGGAAGGCCGAGTCTTCTC GAGGCTACCAAAGAGAGTGAAGAGTTTCTTCACAGACGGG tctcTGGAAAACCTTGGGACAGCAGAGGAGGTTCGATCTAAACGCCACTCCACCTCAGAGCTGGGAAACATCACTTACAGCGACATACGGCGAGAAGGATGGCTGCACTATAAACAGATCCTTACAGAGAAGGGCAAG AAGGTGGGCAGCAGCATGCGTCCGTGGAAGCGAGTCTTTTCTGTGCTTCGCTCCCATTCGCTGTTCCTCTACAAGGACAAGAGGGAGGCGGTGCTCCGCGGGGCCACGATCGGATGTGCGGCAGAGGACGAGCAGCCAATCAGCATCCGGGGCTGCCTGGTGGACATTGCGTACAGTGAGACCAAACGAAAGCACGCCCTGCGGCTAACCACCCAGGACTTCTGCGAGTACCTGCTGCAGGCAGAGGACCGGGAGGACATGCTGGACTGGATAAAGGTCATCAGGGAGAACAGCAAGACGGACAGCGAG GAGCTGGGCTTCTCCAGACAGGCCCTCATCAATAAGAAGCTGAATGATTACAGGAAACAGAG TCCAACAGGCAGCAAGCCCGACTCCTCTCCCAGGATGTCCCGCATGAAGCCTCCCTTCATGCTCGCCAAGACGGACAACGCTGCGGGGGTGCCACGCTCCCCCAAATCAGAGGGCAAAG ATGAGAGCAGCCCTCCAAAGTCTCCGTGGGGAATCAACATCATGAAGAAGACAAAGAAGGCCGGGCCTAAAGCTTTCGGTGTGAGGTTGGAGGATTGTCAGCCAGGTGTAAATAACAAG TTCATCCCGTTGATCGTGGAGATCTGCTGCGGTCTGGTAGAGGACATGGGTCTGGAGTACACGGGAATCTACAGAGTCCCCGGGAACAACGCCATGGTGTCGATGCTTCAGGATCAGCTCAACAAGGGCGTCGACATCAACCCTGCAGAGGAG AAGTGGCAAGACCTCAATGTTGTCAGCAGTTTACTCAAATCCTTCTTCAGGAAACTTCCAGAGCCACTTTTCACCAACG ACAAGTACAACGACTTCATCGATGCCAATCGGATGGAAAGTGCGTCAGACAGACTAAAAACCATGAAGAAACTG ATCCGAGACCTCCCAGATTATTATTACCACACTCTGAAGTTCCTGGTTGTTCACCTGAAGACTGTGGCCGACAGCGCAGATAAAAACAAA ATGGAGCCCCGTAACCTGGCTCTGGTGTTTGGGCCAACTCTGGTTCGGACGTCAGAGGACAACATGAAAGATATGGTCACACACATGCCTGACCGCTACAAGATAGTTGAGACCCTCATCCAACAT TGCAACTGGTTTTTCACTGAAGGGCAAGACAAGGATGAAAAG ACGCCAGTGGACACGGAGGACGTGCAGCCCGCCCCCAACATCGACCACCTGCTGTCCAACATCGGCAGGACCGCTCTACTCGGGGAGGCGTCAG ACTCAACCAACAGTGACTCAGCTAAATCAAAG GGGTCGTGGGGATCAAAGAGAGACCTCACACCCAAGGACTTCCTGACTTTGTCCATCATGTCAGCTGTTACGGGCCGCAAACGCAGGAAGCGCCATAACGGCCGCCGGGTGGGCAGCAGCACCGACGACGACTCAGAGCACGAGCCAATCAAAGCTGGACATTTAGgggcagaggaggaagaggaggcagaGTCGCCTGTAGGAGACACTGCTCCTCGAGCAGAGGGAGAGGACGacgatgaagaagaagaagaggaggaggaagacgaggaaGTTGTAGAAAGTGGAGCGAAAGAGGAGGTAGAAGTGGAGGTGTTGGCGGTTATTCCCAGTCGGCTGCGCTgtaaagaggaagaggaggcaggAGGAAGGCAGGCAGCCATGTTGTTGCACGAGGAGGAGGCGCAGGCGGAGGTGAAGGGGCCGCCGTGGAGAGCTACAGAGGATGCTCGCTCTATTGTTTCTGGTTACTCCACCCTCTCCACGTTAGGGCGTAGCCTGGGGTCCGAGGGGAGGGGGGATGATGCTGATGACGAGCACAGCGAGCTGGTGAGCGAGACGGACAATGAGAGCGGCTTTGCCTCACGCTCCCTCACCCAGGAGAGACCTGATAAACACCAGACAGTACCTGTGAACACACAACCGGCAGCGGCCCCGCGAAGTTTCCTCTACACACACTACAAACCCCCCGTTCTCTCACCCACAAACCTGCTCGCCCCGCCCACAGCGCTCACACCCACACCGGACTCTGCGGACAGGAGTGAAGGAGGGGCGCGGTCCACTACAccctcgtcctcctccttctcctcgtcCTCTACCACTCACAGACTGCATTCGCGGCCTTCCTTTAACTCGCACAAGCTGATCCAGTGCGACACTCTGGCCAGGAAGAAGCTGAAGTCGGAGAAGGGCAAGGCTCGCTCCCTGGACCTATTGGAGCTGTCTGGGGCCACAGCTGAGGCCGACGGTGCTGGTTCTGGGTCAGATGGTGCACCCAGAGTGAAGAGGGACACTTCCAGAAATAACCCCTCCTCAGCCAGCAGCCAGGAGAGCCTGCGCCTGGCCCGGACCAAGCCCTCCCTGCCACCCAGTGAGGCCGCCTCCTTCACCCCGACCGGCCCCGGTGGCAGGTCTCTGGCAGAGCAGGTCCGCGCTCGTCTGATGGGCTCGGCTGACGACCTGCGCATTGTAGGACTGCGAAAACCGCTGTCACCAGAAACACGGAGGAAGAGACGGGCCTGGCGCAGACACACCGTGGTGGCCTCTCCAACTGAGATCTCTGAGAAGAGACCCCCACTGACTGTCAGTGATTTCCCCCTGTCCTCTAACACTCAAAACCAGGTCAAAACACCAGGGCTGCCTCTGGATGCAGACGGGCTCGACCAAGGACCGGCTACACGTCAAGCACCCACCTCCCGATTCCACCAGTACCTGTGA